In the Brienomyrus brachyistius isolate T26 chromosome 20, BBRACH_0.4, whole genome shotgun sequence genome, one interval contains:
- the LOC125715986 gene encoding uncharacterized protein LOC125715986 isoform X2, with protein sequence MTTQGNKSRASNFTPVELELLMMAYAEYEHAISKKGNTIVAAKEREQAWQKIADRVNACNPTGIKRTWQQIKMKYKNIVQTANRKKAEARKTGGGPPPTPLTEAEEMALSQNTGRPMADGILGGSSSDTAMPQDRSSYRRITDGVISVVELPDTHEMSNAENLQGEPTASTATAQPTSEIKKSA encoded by the exons ATGACAACACAGGGAAACAAATCTCGCGCTTCCAATTTCACCCCAGTGGAGCTTGAATTATTAATGATGGCGTATGCTGAATACGAGCATGCCATATCAAAAAAAGGAAACACGATTGTTGCTGCGAAAGAACGGGAACAAGCGTGGCAGAAAATAGCTGACCGAGTGAATGC GTGTAACCCAACCGGCATAAAGCGCACTTGGCAGCAAATAAAGATGAAGTATAAAAATATAGTACAAACAG CCAATAGGAAAAAGGCAGAGGCCCGAAAAACTGGTGGGGGTCCACCACCAACACCTCTCACAGAGGCTGAAGAGATGGCTCTCAGCCAAAACACTGGCCGGCCCATGGCTGATGGCATCCTTGGAGGAAGTTCCTCCGATACAGCCATGCCCCAGGACAGAAGTTCATACAGAAGAA TTACTGATGGAGTAATCTCTGTTGTGGAACTGCCAGACACCCATGAAATG AGCAATGCAGAGAATCTCCAGGGTGAACCGACTGCATCCACAGCCACAGCTCAGCCTACCTCT GAAATAAAGAAGAGTGCATAA
- the LOC125715986 gene encoding uncharacterized protein LOC125715986 isoform X3 has protein sequence MTTQGNKSRASNFTPVELELLMMAYAEYEHAISKKGNTIVAAKEREQAWQKIADRVNACNPTGIKRTWQQIKMKYKNIVQTANRKKAEARKTGGGPPPTPLTEAEEMALSQNTGRPMADGILGGSSSDTAMPQDRSSYRRKQCRESPG, from the exons ATGACAACACAGGGAAACAAATCTCGCGCTTCCAATTTCACCCCAGTGGAGCTTGAATTATTAATGATGGCGTATGCTGAATACGAGCATGCCATATCAAAAAAAGGAAACACGATTGTTGCTGCGAAAGAACGGGAACAAGCGTGGCAGAAAATAGCTGACCGAGTGAATGC GTGTAACCCAACCGGCATAAAGCGCACTTGGCAGCAAATAAAGATGAAGTATAAAAATATAGTACAAACAG CCAATAGGAAAAAGGCAGAGGCCCGAAAAACTGGTGGGGGTCCACCACCAACACCTCTCACAGAGGCTGAAGAGATGGCTCTCAGCCAAAACACTGGCCGGCCCATGGCTGATGGCATCCTTGGAGGAAGTTCCTCCGATACAGCCATGCCCCAGGACAGAAGTTCATACAGAAGAA AGCAATGCAGAGAATCTCCAGGGTGA
- the LOC125715987 gene encoding putative nuclease HARBI1 translates to MPSLLGFPGVIGCIDGTHIPIKAPSVNEGDYVNRKSFHSINVQIICDAAYVISNVEAKWPGSVHDARMFRECTLSARLARGEFSGYLLGDRGYPCQPYLLTPYPDPEPGPQQRYNLAHSRTRARIEMTLGILKARFQCLRGLRATPERACDIIVACVVLHNIAMMRRETWVAAPEVDPDNNPDIPVDATDGQAVRNAICSNHFQ, encoded by the exons ATGCCCTCTTTGTTAGGATTTCCAGGTGTGATTGGCTGCATAGATGGCACACATATTCCCATTAAGGCTCCTTCAGTAAATGAAGGAGACTATGTGAACAGAAAGTCATTCCACAGTATCAATGTGCAG ATTATATGTGATGCAGCCTATGTCATCAGCAACGTGGAGGCAAAGTGGCCTGGGTCTGTGCATGATGCCAGAATGTTCCGTGAATGCACACTGAGTGCTAGACTTGCTCGTG GGGAGTTCAGTGGTTACCTACTCGGTGACAGGGGGTACCCATGCCAGCCCTATCTGCTGACCCCATACCCTGATCCTGAGCCTGGCCCACAGCAAAGATATAACTTGGCTCACAGCAGGACCCGGGCCAGAATAGAGATGACCCTGGGCATACTGAAGGCCCGTTTCCAGTGCCTCCGTGGCCTCCGTGCCACCCCAGAAAGGGCCTGTGATATCATTGTTGCATGCGTAGTCCTGCACAATATTGCAATGATGAGACGAGAAACCTGGGTTGCTGCCCCAGAGGTTGACCCTGATAACAACCCTGACATTCCTGTTGATGCAACAGATGGACAAGCTGTTCGAAACGCAATATGTTCTAATCATTTCCAGTGA
- the LOC125715986 gene encoding uncharacterized protein LOC125715986 isoform X1: MTTQGNKSRASNFTPVELELLMMAYAEYEHAISKKGNTIVAAKEREQAWQKIADRVNACNPTGIKRTWQQIKMKYKNIVQTANRKKAEARKTGGGPPPTPLTEAEEMALSQNTGRPMADGILGGSSSDTAMPQDRSSYRRITDGVISVVELPDTHEMSNAENLQGEPTASTATAQPTSLPVKQLYKIYLEKQIDKSDLEMEHIKQKMQKTLIDIQILEHHLKEIKKSA; encoded by the exons ATGACAACACAGGGAAACAAATCTCGCGCTTCCAATTTCACCCCAGTGGAGCTTGAATTATTAATGATGGCGTATGCTGAATACGAGCATGCCATATCAAAAAAAGGAAACACGATTGTTGCTGCGAAAGAACGGGAACAAGCGTGGCAGAAAATAGCTGACCGAGTGAATGC GTGTAACCCAACCGGCATAAAGCGCACTTGGCAGCAAATAAAGATGAAGTATAAAAATATAGTACAAACAG CCAATAGGAAAAAGGCAGAGGCCCGAAAAACTGGTGGGGGTCCACCACCAACACCTCTCACAGAGGCTGAAGAGATGGCTCTCAGCCAAAACACTGGCCGGCCCATGGCTGATGGCATCCTTGGAGGAAGTTCCTCCGATACAGCCATGCCCCAGGACAGAAGTTCATACAGAAGAA TTACTGATGGAGTAATCTCTGTTGTGGAACTGCCAGACACCCATGAAATG AGCAATGCAGAGAATCTCCAGGGTGAACCGACTGCATCCACAGCCACAGCTCAGCCTACCTCT CTCCCTGTAAAGCAGTTGTACAAAATATACCTTGAGAAACAAATTGACAAATCGGATCTGGAAATGGaacacattaaacaaaaaatgcaGAAAACCCTAATAGACATACAAATATTGGAACATCACTTAAAG GAAATAAAGAAGAGTGCATAA